The sequence AACTAAAATTCAAAaggttataaatattttaatttaaaaaaatggacaaTTTGAAAGTCATGCTACATATATAATAACTCTTAAAATTTTGGAAACCAAGTATTGATGGTTCAACTTACATCATGTTAATTAATGCAGATCAGCAGCTCTATAATCTCTAAGCTGAAAAATCATAATCTTTCTTTCTACTCTAACCTAACCAAGAACATGAGGCCCATGCATTGGTTTTTCTTCCCATTGGTTAGAAAATTGTTTTGGTAGTTAGAAATCAAGGTTCACTATCTTTCAACATTGTTGTAATTCCTCTTAGCTATTCAAGACCTCTTAAATGACAAATCTTGAAAACTAGTCTGGTCTCGACCCCAAATCTATATAGGTTATCAAATAACTTAACATAAGataagtaaattaaaaaagCACTATCAAATTTGCTATGGTATAAATATTTCTCACACAACTTTCCAAGCAtacagaaacaaacaaaagtcATTTAATGTCCCATAACCACTTGATGCCGAGTTGTATCGACTCAAAGGACTACTCCCTCCTCCGCTGTCTCCTTCCTCCGCATCGCTAAAATACTCATCTACCATCCCTCCAACCGCCACAGGCTTAAACACAAACAACCCTGAACTTGCCGTCGACTCTGAACTTCCAAACAACCAATCATGCACATCGTAGTACACCATCACATGAGTTTTGTCCACCAACACCATCTGGTTCCCCCTAAACTTCCACTGCAGATTCTTCACGTGCATTATCACGATCCCGTCCACGCTTATCCACATCTCTGGATCATCTCCACCGTGTGAGCTCTCCACCACCACTTCATGTTCTTTTCTCTGCTCGTCGAATCTTGCTCGAGTTGAAAAAGTTTTCTTCCCAAATATGCTCTCTTTCTTGAAATATATATACCCTTCGACCAACGCGGGTCTTGACTTAGTCCGCTTGTAAGCCTTGTGCTTTAAATCTCCCAATAACAAAACA comes from Brassica rapa cultivar Chiifu-401-42 chromosome A02, CAAS_Brap_v3.01, whole genome shotgun sequence and encodes:
- the LOC103854529 gene encoding uncharacterized protein LOC103854529; protein product: MLSFRIPSIRTQPTAFAAKITDTTKTVAQLKSAATPTPHSTVTCGYQAHVAGFFRNITVLWSKNLMNHSLTVMVSSLDNDMNYCCKIDLVKPWQFWSKRGSKSFDVEGNFVEVFWDLRAAKLSGNGSPEPMSDYYVAIVSDEEVVLLLGDLKHKAYKRTKSRPALVEGYIYFKKESIFGKKTFSTRARFDEQRKEHEVVVESSHGGDDPEMWISVDGIVIMHVKNLQWKFRGNQMVLVDKTHVMVYYDVHDWLFGSSESTASSGLFVFKPVAVGGMVDEYFSDAEEGDSGGGSSPLSRYNSASSGYGTLNDFCLFLYAWKVV